Proteins found in one Corynebacterium zhongnanshanii genomic segment:
- the rfbD gene encoding dTDP-4-dehydrorhamnose reductase, with product MCSQKLIVVGAAGQVGRAVCQLVPDAVALTRRELDLTGDVRSACRLYSTPGATLLNLSAFTAVDAAEDAARAEEVWAVNGRAPGELALACAETGMRMIHVSTDYVFSGDRPEGQLNGEADPVGPVNEYGRSKLAGERAALAAGATVVRTSWVYTGPGNTGGDFVKTMVGLAGRGVDPRVVDDQWGRPTRALDLARVLVDLAEAEVGDNQLLHIAGSGEPITWFTFARAVFEEAGFDPARVSPVSTREYPTAAQRPLNAALDTSAYEKLCESVKLTRMPAWRESLREALR from the coding sequence GTGTGTTCGCAGAAACTCATTGTTGTTGGTGCCGCGGGGCAGGTGGGCCGCGCGGTGTGCCAGCTGGTCCCTGACGCCGTCGCTCTGACCCGCCGGGAGCTGGACCTCACCGGGGATGTGCGCTCCGCGTGTCGTTTATATTCGACGCCAGGCGCCACCCTCCTGAACCTCTCCGCCTTTACCGCGGTGGATGCCGCGGAGGACGCTGCGCGTGCCGAGGAGGTGTGGGCTGTCAATGGGCGCGCGCCGGGGGAGTTGGCGCTGGCGTGCGCGGAGACCGGCATGCGGATGATTCACGTGTCCACCGATTATGTGTTTTCGGGCGACCGTCCGGAGGGGCAGCTCAATGGGGAGGCGGATCCTGTGGGTCCGGTCAATGAGTACGGGCGCAGCAAGTTGGCGGGGGAGCGGGCGGCGCTGGCGGCGGGTGCGACGGTGGTGAGGACGTCGTGGGTGTACACCGGGCCGGGGAACACCGGCGGGGATTTTGTGAAGACCATGGTGGGGTTGGCCGGCCGTGGCGTGGATCCTCGGGTGGTGGACGACCAGTGGGGAAGGCCTACGCGCGCGCTGGATCTGGCGCGTGTGTTGGTGGACCTGGCGGAGGCTGAGGTGGGTGATAACCAGCTGCTGCATATCGCGGGCTCCGGCGAGCCGATCACCTGGTTCACGTTCGCCCGGGCGGTGTTCGAGGAGGCCGGGTTCGATCCCGCGCGGGTTTCTCCGGTGTCCACGCGGGAGTACCCCACCGCAGCCCAGCGCCCGTTGAATGCGGCGCTGGACACTTCCGCATACGAAAAGCTGTGCGAATCTGTGAAGCTCACGCGGATGCCTGCGTGGCGCGAGTCTCTCCGGGAGGCGCTGCGGTAG
- a CDS encoding sugar phosphate nucleotidyltransferase, which yields MNAANLAAETDAVILVGGKGTRLRPLTNSTPKPMLPVAGAPFLEHLLARIKQAGMTHVVLGTSFKAEVFEEYFGDGSQLGLEIEYVVEEEPLGTGGGIRNVLDHLRFDRAMVFNGDVLGGTDLNSVLQTHVEQQADVTLHLLRVRDPRAFGCVPTDAEGRVSAFLEKTEDPPTDQINAGSYVFQKSVIESIPAGRPVSVERDVFPDLLDRGARVYGHVDQSYWRDMGTPADFVRGSSDLVRGIAPSPLLDGRHGEALIDDSAAVYGGALILGGSVVGRGAEIGAGTRIDTSVVMDGVEIEAGATVERCVIGAGARIGARAHVVDCVIGEGAVIGARCELVDGARVWPGVVLPDGGLRFSPDM from the coding sequence ATGAACGCCGCAAATCTGGCCGCTGAGACTGATGCTGTGATTTTGGTGGGAGGCAAGGGGACCCGCTTGCGCCCGCTGACGAACTCCACTCCGAAGCCGATGTTGCCGGTGGCGGGCGCGCCGTTTTTGGAGCATTTGCTGGCCCGCATCAAGCAGGCCGGGATGACTCACGTGGTGCTGGGCACGTCCTTCAAGGCCGAGGTGTTCGAGGAATACTTTGGCGATGGTTCCCAGCTGGGCCTGGAGATCGAGTACGTGGTGGAGGAAGAGCCGCTGGGCACCGGCGGCGGAATCCGTAACGTGCTGGATCACCTGCGTTTCGACCGGGCGATGGTGTTCAACGGGGATGTGCTGGGTGGCACGGACCTGAACTCGGTGCTGCAGACGCACGTGGAGCAGCAGGCTGATGTGACGCTGCACTTGCTGCGCGTGCGCGACCCCCGGGCCTTCGGCTGTGTTCCAACGGATGCTGAGGGGCGGGTGTCCGCGTTCCTGGAGAAGACGGAGGATCCACCGACGGATCAGATCAACGCTGGTTCCTATGTGTTCCAGAAGTCGGTGATTGAGTCCATCCCGGCGGGCCGGCCGGTGTCTGTGGAGCGCGACGTGTTTCCGGACCTGTTGGATCGGGGCGCGCGGGTGTATGGCCACGTGGACCAGTCCTACTGGCGTGACATGGGAACGCCTGCGGACTTCGTGCGCGGTTCCTCGGATTTGGTGCGTGGTATTGCGCCGTCTCCTCTGCTGGACGGGCGTCACGGCGAGGCGCTGATCGACGATTCGGCGGCCGTGTATGGCGGCGCGCTGATCCTGGGCGGCTCCGTGGTGGGCAGGGGAGCGGAGATTGGTGCCGGCACGCGTATTGATACGTCCGTGGTGATGGACGGCGTGGAGATCGAGGCGGGAGCCACGGTGGAGCGCTGCGTGATTGGCGCCGGGGCACGGATTGGCGCGCGGGCCCACGTGGTGGACTGCGTGATCGGTGAGGGTGCCGTGATTGGTGCGCGCTGTGAGCTGGTCGACGGTGCGCGCGTGTGGCCTGGCGTGGTGCTGCCGGACGGCGGTTTGCGCTTCAGCCCAGATATGTAG
- a CDS encoding dTMP kinase translates to MIISFEGVDGAGKNTLVTAVEAELIRRELPVARLAFPRYEHSVHAHLAQQGLYQKMGDLTDSIYGMATLFALDRYEVADELSDLDADGYVILLDRYAASNAAYSAARITQREGTRPGDMASHSIVEWVDNLEFATLGVPVPDLQILVDVSAQLAHSRVASREADDGDRVQDAYEADRDLQERTVQAYRDLAAANWRSPWTVVDFSGADVTSCAEDIADSIQTLVQEDN, encoded by the coding sequence ATGATTATTTCCTTTGAAGGCGTAGATGGCGCAGGCAAAAACACGCTCGTCACGGCAGTAGAAGCGGAGCTCATCCGCCGCGAACTGCCCGTGGCGCGCCTGGCCTTTCCCCGCTACGAACACTCCGTCCACGCTCACCTGGCGCAGCAGGGGCTGTACCAGAAGATGGGTGACCTCACGGACTCCATCTACGGCATGGCCACCCTCTTCGCGCTGGATCGCTATGAGGTTGCAGACGAGCTCAGTGATCTGGATGCGGATGGGTATGTGATTCTGTTGGACCGGTATGCGGCGTCGAATGCAGCATATTCGGCGGCGAGAATCACCCAGCGGGAGGGGACACGGCCCGGCGATATGGCCTCCCACAGCATCGTGGAGTGGGTGGACAACCTCGAGTTCGCCACCCTGGGCGTGCCCGTGCCCGATCTGCAGATCCTGGTGGACGTCAGCGCCCAGCTGGCGCACAGCCGGGTGGCATCTCGGGAAGCTGACGACGGAGACCGCGTGCAGGACGCCTACGAGGCCGATCGCGACCTCCAGGAACGCACCGTGCAGGCCTACCGAGACCTCGCCGCAGCCAACTGGCGCAGCCCGTGGACGGTAGTGGACTTTTCCGGGGCCGACGTGACAAGCTGTGCTGAAGACATCGCAGACTCCATCCAAACACTTGTGCAAGAGGACAACTAA
- a CDS encoding metallopeptidase family protein — translation MAQHISRSRNDPRGRGLRGVLLPDLPRYKTRSQRFDNAVIDAYEPYLEHFRSELGALDVAVDIVPRMRLSHGASTWPEDVVADGAVPLGRLVPAGVDRQGRPTRPRIIVFRRPVELRTSSPQELEQMLRHIIVRLVAVYLNTVPEAIDPRFTWDD, via the coding sequence ATGGCACAACACATCTCGCGTTCCCGCAATGATCCCCGAGGACGGGGGTTACGTGGCGTGCTGTTACCGGATCTTCCTCGGTATAAAACGCGCTCGCAGCGTTTCGATAATGCCGTGATCGACGCCTACGAGCCCTACCTCGAACACTTCCGCTCGGAGCTGGGGGCGCTGGATGTTGCGGTGGATATTGTGCCGCGGATGCGCTTGAGCCATGGGGCGTCCACGTGGCCTGAGGATGTTGTGGCTGATGGGGCTGTGCCGCTGGGCCGTTTGGTGCCTGCGGGGGTTGACCGCCAGGGCCGTCCCACGCGTCCTCGTATTATTGTTTTCCGACGCCCAGTGGAACTTCGGACCAGCTCACCTCAGGAACTGGAGCAGATGTTGCGTCACATCATTGTGCGCCTGGTGGCGGTGTATTTAAATACGGTGCCGGAGGCCATTGATCCCCGGTTCACGTGGGATGACTAG
- the manA gene encoding mannose-6-phosphate isomerase, class I translates to MNCPLEGVIRTYAWGSHTALAELTGRPAPTEQPEAELWLGAHPAAPSRVGDTDLQQLIAADPQGQLGPGREQLPFLLKLLAAERALSIQVHPTKAQAQEGFARENQQGIPLDAYERNYKDDNHKPELLVALTPFEALAGFRPVDRTRELIQALECPELDSCVEMLGEGEPASNIRAVLTTWMTMPTDQLDPLLDGLVAALERVDRATTTPWIAEVVGVLRVLAEQYPGDRGLLCALLLNYVVLQPGEALFLDAGQLHAYVQGTGVEIMANSDNVLRGGLTSKHIDVEELLRIVRCDPVDDPRILPTPSGLYPTPADEFQLRHVNGEPVQVSGPAIVLAAAESVCVDGEELASGQALWVPARSAAECGPGAFVAQVP, encoded by the coding sequence ATGAACTGTCCACTTGAAGGAGTCATCCGCACGTACGCCTGGGGCTCGCACACGGCTCTGGCGGAACTGACGGGTCGCCCTGCACCCACGGAGCAGCCCGAGGCGGAACTGTGGCTGGGCGCCCACCCCGCGGCACCGTCGCGCGTGGGGGACACCGACCTCCAGCAGCTCATCGCCGCCGACCCCCAGGGACAGCTAGGGCCGGGCCGCGAGCAGCTGCCGTTCCTGCTGAAACTGCTTGCCGCCGAGCGTGCCCTGTCGATCCAGGTGCACCCCACCAAGGCGCAGGCCCAGGAGGGCTTCGCGCGCGAGAACCAGCAGGGTATCCCCCTGGACGCCTACGAGCGCAACTATAAGGACGATAACCACAAGCCGGAACTCCTCGTCGCGCTCACCCCCTTCGAGGCGCTCGCCGGCTTCCGGCCCGTGGACCGCACTCGGGAGCTGATCCAGGCGCTGGAGTGCCCAGAGCTGGATTCTTGTGTAGAGATGCTGGGGGAGGGCGAGCCGGCGTCGAATATTCGGGCGGTGCTCACCACCTGGATGACCATGCCCACAGACCAGCTTGACCCGCTGCTGGACGGGCTCGTGGCGGCGCTGGAGCGCGTCGATCGCGCGACGACCACGCCCTGGATCGCGGAGGTTGTGGGCGTGCTGCGTGTCCTCGCCGAGCAATACCCCGGCGACCGCGGCCTGCTGTGCGCCCTGCTGCTGAATTACGTGGTGCTGCAGCCCGGCGAGGCGCTGTTCCTGGACGCCGGGCAGCTGCATGCGTACGTGCAGGGCACGGGCGTGGAGATCATGGCGAACTCCGATAACGTGCTGCGAGGCGGCCTGACCAGCAAACATATTGACGTGGAGGAGCTGCTGCGGATTGTCCGTTGCGATCCGGTGGATGATCCCCGAATCCTTCCGACGCCCAGCGGGCTCTACCCCACCCCTGCTGACGAGTTTCAACTGCGCCATGTGAACGGCGAGCCGGTGCAGGTTTCAGGGCCGGCGATTGTCCTTGCGGCGGCGGAGTCTGTGTGTGTGGATGGCGAGGAGCTCGCGAGCGGCCAGGCACTGTGGGTTCCCGCGCGCAGCGCGGCTGAGTGCGGGCCGGGGGCGTTCGTGGCCCAGGTGCCTTAA
- a CDS encoding WhiB family transcriptional regulator has product MDKSLETTFSGPISEGSAAIERPRNLFEMTENFDLLFDAVEQDWQEQALCAQTDPEAFFPEKGGSTREAKRICQACGVRDECLEYALANDERFGIWGGLSERERRRLKKKMA; this is encoded by the coding sequence GTGGACAAGTCCCTGGAGACCACCTTTAGTGGCCCTATTTCCGAGGGTTCGGCGGCGATCGAGCGCCCACGGAACCTGTTCGAGATGACGGAGAACTTCGATCTCCTCTTTGACGCTGTAGAACAGGACTGGCAAGAACAAGCCCTGTGCGCCCAGACGGACCCAGAGGCGTTCTTCCCAGAAAAGGGTGGCTCCACGCGCGAAGCTAAGCGCATCTGCCAGGCCTGCGGCGTGCGTGATGAATGCCTGGAATACGCACTCGCGAACGACGAGCGTTTTGGAATCTGGGGCGGACTCTCCGAGCGCGAACGCCGCCGCCTCAAGAAGAAGATGGCTTAA
- a CDS encoding phosphomannomutase/phosphoglucomutase — protein sequence MTTYKQQDLDAMIKAYDVRGVVGEGPGQIGTEFTRAVGASFGRLMREEGADTVVIGHDMRDSSPGLSAAFAEGVNSQGVDTITLGLTSTDELYYASGVKNCPGAMFTASHNPAKYNGIKLCRAGARPVGQDSGLNTIKADLQDGIEDYQGEPGHNSEEDVLQGYADYLTDLVPLDIRPLKVAVDAGNGMGGLTVPAVFEGQPLDLHSLYFELDGNFPNHEANPLDPNNLVDLQKYTVEVGADLGIAFDGDADRCFIVDEKGEAVSPSTVCAIIAERYLKNNPGATIIHNLITSKSVPELVTKMGGQPVRTRVGHSFIKATMAETNAIFGGEHSAHYYFSDFFNADSGMIAALHLLATLGGQDKPLSELKKAYELYQASGEINSEVSDQAGRTEAVVEAFADRTESVDRLDGVTIELKDGSWMNVRASNTEPLLRLNIEAPTQAEVDALVDEALAIIRA from the coding sequence ATGACTACCTACAAGCAGCAAGACCTGGACGCCATGATTAAGGCCTACGATGTGCGCGGCGTGGTGGGCGAGGGCCCCGGCCAGATCGGCACGGAGTTCACCCGAGCCGTCGGCGCGTCCTTCGGCCGCCTCATGCGCGAAGAAGGAGCGGACACGGTAGTTATCGGCCACGACATGCGCGATAGCTCTCCGGGGCTGTCCGCCGCGTTCGCTGAAGGTGTGAACTCCCAGGGCGTGGACACCATCACGCTGGGTCTCACCTCGACCGACGAGCTGTACTACGCCTCCGGCGTGAAGAACTGCCCAGGCGCGATGTTCACCGCCTCCCATAACCCCGCGAAGTACAACGGCATCAAGCTGTGCCGCGCCGGCGCCCGGCCCGTCGGTCAGGATTCCGGCCTGAACACCATCAAGGCCGACCTTCAGGATGGCATTGAGGATTACCAGGGCGAGCCTGGACACAATTCCGAGGAGGACGTCCTGCAAGGCTACGCGGACTACCTCACGGACCTGGTTCCGCTGGACATCCGCCCGCTGAAGGTCGCCGTGGATGCGGGCAACGGCATGGGTGGTCTGACGGTTCCCGCTGTGTTTGAGGGACAGCCCCTGGACCTGCATAGCCTCTACTTCGAGCTGGATGGAAACTTCCCCAACCACGAGGCCAACCCGCTGGATCCGAATAACCTGGTGGACCTGCAGAAGTACACCGTGGAGGTCGGCGCGGACCTGGGCATCGCCTTCGACGGCGACGCCGACCGATGCTTCATCGTAGACGAGAAGGGCGAGGCAGTCTCCCCATCCACCGTCTGCGCCATCATCGCCGAGCGCTACCTGAAGAATAACCCCGGCGCCACGATCATCCACAACCTCATCACCTCGAAGTCCGTGCCGGAGCTGGTCACGAAGATGGGTGGCCAGCCCGTCCGCACCCGCGTGGGCCACTCCTTCATCAAGGCCACCATGGCCGAGACCAACGCCATCTTCGGCGGTGAGCACTCCGCCCACTACTACTTCTCCGACTTCTTCAACGCGGACTCCGGCATGATCGCCGCCCTGCACCTGCTGGCCACCCTCGGCGGCCAGGACAAGCCGCTGAGCGAGCTGAAGAAGGCTTACGAGCTCTACCAGGCTTCCGGCGAAATCAACTCCGAGGTCAGCGACCAAGCAGGCCGCACCGAGGCCGTGGTGGAGGCCTTCGCAGACCGCACTGAGTCCGTGGACCGCCTGGACGGCGTGACCATTGAGCTCAAGGACGGCTCCTGGATGAACGTCCGCGCCTCCAACACGGAACCGCTGCTGCGCCTGAACATCGAAGCCCCCACCCAGGCCGAGGTGGACGCCCTGGTGGACGAAGCGCTCGCAATTATTCGCGCCTAG
- a CDS encoding DUF3499 domain-containing protein → MTPVTLIRQCSRPGCCTPAIATLEFNYASQMAIIGPLIAVPNPHRWDLCEEHARRTTAPHGWQLSITNPYLLGEAADIDDDELSAMAEAVRHAHEHEAADSIRLKELEEEHRASRVQRRDDHPVPTGLHPARRNLPRPTPRRHLRAVRND, encoded by the coding sequence ATGACACCCGTGACTTTGATACGACAATGCTCCAGGCCCGGCTGCTGCACACCGGCTATTGCAACCCTGGAGTTCAACTACGCCTCCCAGATGGCGATCATCGGCCCACTGATCGCCGTGCCTAACCCACACCGCTGGGACCTCTGCGAGGAGCACGCGCGCCGCACCACGGCGCCGCATGGGTGGCAGCTCAGTATCACCAACCCCTACCTCCTCGGTGAAGCCGCCGACATCGACGATGATGAACTGAGCGCCATGGCCGAGGCCGTCCGTCACGCCCACGAACACGAAGCCGCCGATAGTATTAGGCTTAAAGAGCTGGAAGAAGAACACCGCGCGTCCCGCGTCCAACGACGGGACGACCATCCCGTGCCCACGGGACTCCACCCGGCACGACGAAATCTGCCGCGACCAACCCCACGTCGCCATCTGCGCGCAGTGCGTAACGACTAG
- a CDS encoding glycosyltransferase family 2 protein: MAPIAIVTVTYSPGQHLWDFIDSVPQASQQGGHVVMVDNGSTDGAPEAVAAERGAELVYSGGNIGYGAGMNLGARHLRELRDAGGVDDEFFVISNPDVVFDAGAIDELIAAARRHPRAAAVGPLIREADGSAYPSARAVPGLASGVGHAVLGKIWPANPWTKRYLDDERMDQERPAGWLSGSCLLMRWEAFDAIGGFDERYFMYMEDVDLGDRLGRAGWLNIFTPAAQIRHAQGHAASKHPEITLKAHHDSAYRFQADRLPGWKNAPLRVALKAGLKVREFIAIKAAHGVG, encoded by the coding sequence ATGGCACCTATCGCAATCGTTACCGTGACCTATTCCCCGGGGCAGCACCTGTGGGACTTCATTGATTCCGTACCACAGGCCTCCCAGCAGGGTGGCCATGTGGTGATGGTGGATAACGGTTCCACGGATGGCGCGCCGGAGGCGGTGGCGGCGGAGCGCGGGGCGGAGCTGGTGTACTCCGGCGGCAACATTGGCTACGGTGCGGGGATGAATCTGGGGGCGCGGCACTTGAGGGAGTTGCGGGACGCTGGCGGCGTCGATGATGAGTTTTTTGTGATCTCTAACCCGGATGTGGTGTTTGACGCGGGCGCGATTGATGAGCTGATCGCGGCGGCGCGGCGCCATCCGCGCGCGGCTGCGGTGGGTCCGCTGATCCGGGAGGCGGATGGGAGTGCGTACCCGTCGGCGCGTGCGGTCCCGGGGCTGGCCAGCGGCGTGGGGCATGCCGTGCTGGGGAAGATCTGGCCCGCCAATCCGTGGACGAAACGCTACCTGGACGACGAGAGGATGGACCAGGAGCGACCTGCTGGGTGGCTGTCTGGTTCCTGCCTGCTGATGCGCTGGGAGGCGTTCGACGCCATCGGTGGTTTTGACGAACGCTATTTCATGTACATGGAGGACGTGGATTTGGGGGACCGTCTGGGGCGCGCGGGCTGGTTGAACATCTTCACGCCGGCGGCGCAGATTCGGCATGCGCAGGGGCATGCGGCCAGTAAGCACCCGGAGATCACGCTGAAGGCGCACCACGACAGTGCCTATCGTTTCCAGGCGGATCGGCTTCCGGGATGGAAGAACGCGCCGCTTCGGGTAGCGCTGAAGGCCGGTTTAAAGGTCAGGGAATTTATAGCGATTAAGGCCGCCCACGGCGTGGGGTAG
- the ahcY gene encoding adenosylhomocysteinase, whose amino-acid sequence MAHLTPDRIGDLEFKVRDLSLAESGRHQIRLAEYEMPGLMELRREYADEQPLKGARIAGSIHMTVQTAVLIETLTALGAEVRWASCNIFSTQDEAAAAIVVGQGSPEAPAGVPVFAWKGESLDEYWWCLRQIFTWEDGQDANMILDDGGDATMAVIKGSEFEAAGLVPEPTPEDSDEYTAFLGMLSTAYQEDKDLWTRASTSVKGVTEETTTGVHRLYHFADQGVLPFPAINVNDAVTKSKFDNRYGTRHSLVDGINRATDMLIGGKTVLLCGYGDVGKGCAEALAGQGAIIKVTEVDPINALQALMDGFEVVTVEDAISSADIVITATGNLGIITFEHMQQMKNHAVLGNIGHFDNEIDMASLLHREDVSRVNIKPQVDEFTFPGADGEPLSIVVLSEGRLLNLGNATGHPSFVMSNSFADQTIAQIELFTKSENYNNEVYRLPKILDEKVARIHVEALGGTLTKLSKEQAEYIGVDVEGPFKPEHYRY is encoded by the coding sequence ATGGCACACCTCACCCCCGACCGCATCGGCGATCTGGAATTCAAAGTTCGTGACCTCTCTCTCGCGGAATCTGGGCGCCACCAGATTCGCCTCGCAGAATACGAGATGCCGGGGTTGATGGAGCTGCGTCGGGAATACGCAGACGAGCAGCCGCTGAAGGGGGCGCGCATCGCCGGCTCCATCCACATGACGGTGCAGACCGCTGTGCTCATTGAAACCCTGACCGCGCTGGGCGCAGAGGTGCGCTGGGCGTCCTGCAACATCTTCTCCACCCAGGACGAGGCCGCCGCCGCGATCGTGGTGGGCCAGGGATCCCCAGAAGCCCCCGCGGGCGTACCCGTCTTCGCCTGGAAGGGCGAAAGCCTGGACGAATACTGGTGGTGCCTGCGCCAGATCTTCACCTGGGAGGACGGCCAGGATGCCAACATGATCCTGGACGACGGCGGCGACGCCACCATGGCCGTCATCAAGGGATCCGAGTTCGAGGCCGCCGGTCTTGTGCCAGAGCCGACGCCTGAGGACTCCGATGAATACACCGCCTTTCTCGGCATGCTCTCCACGGCCTACCAGGAGGACAAGGACCTCTGGACCCGCGCCAGCACCTCCGTGAAGGGCGTGACCGAAGAGACCACCACCGGCGTGCACCGCCTGTACCACTTCGCCGACCAGGGCGTGCTCCCATTTCCTGCCATCAACGTGAACGACGCCGTGACGAAGTCCAAGTTCGACAACCGCTACGGAACTCGCCACTCCCTGGTCGACGGCATCAACCGCGCCACCGACATGCTCATCGGCGGCAAGACCGTGCTGCTGTGCGGATACGGCGATGTGGGCAAGGGCTGTGCCGAAGCGCTGGCAGGTCAGGGCGCGATCATCAAGGTCACCGAAGTGGATCCCATCAATGCCCTGCAGGCCCTCATGGACGGCTTTGAGGTTGTGACCGTGGAGGATGCCATCAGCTCCGCGGACATCGTCATCACCGCAACCGGAAACCTGGGTATCATCACTTTCGAGCACATGCAGCAGATGAAGAACCACGCTGTGCTGGGCAACATCGGCCACTTCGACAACGAAATCGACATGGCCAGCCTGCTGCACCGCGAGGACGTGTCCCGGGTCAACATCAAGCCGCAGGTGGATGAGTTCACCTTCCCCGGCGCCGACGGCGAACCACTGTCCATCGTGGTCCTGTCCGAAGGCCGCCTGCTGAACCTGGGCAACGCCACGGGCCACCCCTCCTTCGTGATGTCCAACTCCTTCGCCGATCAGACGATCGCGCAGATCGAGTTGTTCACCAAGTCCGAGAACTACAACAACGAGGTCTACCGCCTGCCGAAGATCCTGGACGAGAAGGTCGCCCGCATCCACGTGGAGGCCCTGGGAGGCACCCTCACGAAGCTCAGCAAGGAACAGGCCGAATACATCGGTGTGGACGTGGAAGGCCCCTTCAAGCCGGAGCACTACCGCTACTAG
- a CDS encoding DUF4259 domain-containing protein, protein MSTWDHIIFEDEAVQEFFEDLDELDYTDLSMALKDAIVDATKNAEPGQQDYTVGLGASSLVAIWSGAPYAVADIADRFPFVRGHIGHASQELVDAALELLDGELERLGDDAPEGLETYVEALS, encoded by the coding sequence ATGAGCACATGGGACCACATCATTTTCGAAGACGAAGCCGTGCAGGAGTTCTTTGAGGACTTGGACGAGCTGGACTACACAGACCTCAGCATGGCCCTCAAGGACGCCATCGTGGACGCCACGAAAAACGCCGAACCAGGCCAACAGGATTACACCGTGGGGCTGGGGGCTTCCTCCCTGGTGGCGATCTGGAGCGGGGCGCCCTACGCCGTGGCGGACATCGCCGACCGCTTCCCCTTCGTGCGCGGCCACATCGGCCACGCCTCCCAGGAACTCGTGGACGCCGCCCTGGAGCTGCTCGATGGTGAACTGGAGCGCCTGGGCGACGACGCCCCGGAAGGGCTGGAGACCTACGTCGAGGCACTGAGCTAA